A window from Gammaproteobacteria bacterium encodes these proteins:
- the dtd gene encoding D-tyrosyl-tRNA(Tyr) deacylase, translated as MISLLQRVLDASVVTEGETIARIDKGVLVFLGIERLDADRQADRMLERVLGFRLFGDNRGRMNLSVTDVGGALLLVPQFTLAADTGRGMRPGFSSAAGPMEGKRLFKYFVTRARATHQRVEVGRFGADMQVHLVNDGPVTFRLRVAPGGA; from the coding sequence GTGATATCGCTACTTCAGCGCGTGCTCGATGCTAGTGTCGTAACCGAGGGCGAAACCATCGCCCGCATCGACAAGGGAGTGCTCGTTTTCCTCGGGATCGAGCGCCTCGATGCCGATCGCCAGGCCGATCGGATGCTGGAGCGAGTGCTCGGGTTTCGCCTTTTCGGCGACAATCGGGGCCGGATGAATCTCAGCGTGACCGATGTCGGCGGTGCTCTGCTGCTGGTTCCCCAGTTCACACTGGCGGCGGACACCGGGCGCGGCATGCGGCCCGGGTTCTCCTCCGCGGCCGGGCCGATGGAGGGCAAGAGGCTGTTCAAGTACTTCGTGACGCGCGCGCGTGCGACGCATCAACGTGTCGAAGTCGGCCGGTTCGGGGCGGATATGCAGGTCCACCTCGTCAACGATGGCCCGGTGACCTTCCGATTGCGAGTGGCTCCCGGGGGAGCGTGA
- the hisB gene encoding imidazoleglycerol-phosphate dehydratase HisB yields the protein MSGNERVARVARNTLETQIEVNANLDGSGNAKFDIGVPFLEHMLDQVCRHGLVDLEITAKGDLHIDAHHTVEDVGISLGQAFSEALGDKKGIVRYGHAYVPLDEALSRVVIDFSGRPGLEYHADYPRARIGEFDVDLVHEFFQGFVNHARATLHIDSLRGANAHHIAETIFKAFGRAVRMAVARDERMQNRLPSTKGSL from the coding sequence ATGAGCGGGAACGAGCGCGTTGCGAGGGTTGCGCGCAATACACTGGAGACCCAGATCGAGGTGAACGCGAACCTCGATGGCTCCGGCAATGCGAAGTTCGACATCGGGGTGCCGTTTCTCGAGCACATGCTGGATCAGGTGTGCCGCCATGGGCTCGTTGACCTTGAAATTACCGCGAAAGGTGACCTGCACATCGATGCGCACCACACGGTCGAGGACGTCGGTATCTCACTGGGTCAGGCGTTCTCCGAGGCGCTTGGCGACAAGAAGGGCATCGTTCGCTATGGTCACGCCTACGTCCCGCTTGACGAGGCGCTGTCACGGGTCGTCATCGATTTCTCCGGGCGACCCGGGCTGGAATATCATGCCGACTATCCCCGGGCCCGTATCGGCGAATTCGATGTTGATCTTGTCCACGAATTCTTTCAGGGCTTCGTGAACCATGCACGCGCCACCTTGCATATCGACAGCCTGCGCGGCGCGAATGCGCACCACATCGCGGAAACCATATTCAAGGCCTTCGGGCGTGCTGTGCGCATGGCCGTGGCGCGGGACGAACGGATGCAGAACCGGCTGCCCAGCACAAAGGGCAGCCTGTGA
- the hisH gene encoding imidazole glycerol phosphate synthase subunit HisH, producing MTSTIAIIDYGMGNLRSVAKALDHVAPPAMRVVVTADPETVLKADRVVFPGQGAAGDCMNALHAAGLTEAIRDSSANKPFLGVCVGMQVLVEHSDESGGTPCIGVFPGNVRYFGDEIGEFRQGLRYKIPHMGWNTIHQTREHPLWRGVEQDSYFYFVHSYYVVPANPDPVAGVTDYGIRFTSVIAQDNIFAMQCHPEKSADGGLKLLENFTRWDGQ from the coding sequence ATGACGAGCACGATCGCGATCATAGACTACGGCATGGGAAACCTGCGTTCCGTCGCCAAGGCGCTCGATCACGTGGCGCCACCCGCAATGCGCGTGGTGGTGACGGCGGATCCGGAAACGGTCCTGAAGGCGGACCGCGTGGTGTTCCCGGGTCAGGGAGCCGCCGGGGATTGCATGAACGCCCTGCATGCGGCTGGTCTGACCGAAGCGATCAGGGATTCGTCAGCGAACAAGCCGTTTCTTGGCGTCTGCGTCGGTATGCAGGTGCTAGTCGAGCACAGCGACGAAAGCGGCGGAACGCCCTGCATCGGTGTGTTCCCCGGCAATGTACGATATTTCGGGGACGAGATCGGGGAGTTCCGTCAGGGACTGCGGTACAAGATCCCGCACATGGGGTGGAACACGATCCACCAGACACGCGAGCACCCGTTGTGGCGCGGGGTCGAGCAGGACAGCTATTTCTACTTCGTACACAGCTATTATGTCGTCCCGGCAAACCCGGACCCGGTCGCCGGTGTTACCGACTACGGAATCCGGTTCACTTCCGTGATCGCACAAGACAACATATTCGCCATGCAGTGTCATCCCGAAAAGAGCGCGGACGGTGGGCTGAAGCTGCTGGAAAACTTCACCCGTTGGGATGGACAGTGA
- the hisA gene encoding 1-(5-phosphoribosyl)-5-[(5-phosphoribosylamino)methylideneamino]imidazole-4-carboxamide isomerase — MLLIPAIDLKDGKCVRLRRGDMEDVTVFSEDPVQMAQRWVLAGARRLHIVDLDGAAAGSPVNAGIIREIASNHPEVPIQVGGGIRDEDAVQAYLEAGVQYTIIGTRAVSAPHFVNDLCMEFPGHIIVGLDARDGKVAIDGWSKLSHHDVNDLAMHFEEDGVAAIVYTDINRDGMMKGVNVEATAELASQLKIPVIASGGVTNMDDILALMDREEDGIEGAIIGRALYEGTIDLAKAQEVADGRTGRG; from the coding sequence ATGTTGTTGATACCCGCCATCGACCTCAAGGACGGCAAGTGTGTTCGACTTAGACGCGGCGACATGGAGGACGTGACGGTGTTCTCGGAGGATCCCGTTCAGATGGCGCAAAGATGGGTCCTGGCCGGCGCCAGGCGTCTTCACATCGTCGATCTCGATGGGGCCGCGGCCGGCTCCCCGGTCAACGCCGGGATCATCCGCGAGATCGCGTCGAACCACCCCGAAGTTCCGATCCAGGTCGGCGGAGGGATCAGGGACGAAGACGCCGTGCAGGCCTACCTGGAGGCCGGTGTGCAGTACACGATCATTGGAACGCGTGCAGTGAGCGCTCCGCATTTCGTCAACGACCTGTGTATGGAATTTCCCGGGCATATCATCGTCGGTCTGGACGCCAGGGACGGGAAGGTGGCCATCGATGGTTGGTCAAAGCTTTCCCACCACGACGTGAACGATCTGGCGATGCATTTCGAGGAAGATGGCGTCGCGGCGATCGTCTACACCGACATCAATAGGGATGGAATGATGAAGGGCGTGAATGTGGAGGCGACGGCGGAGCTGGCGAGCCAGTTGAAGATTCCTGTCATCGCCTCGGGCGGTGTTACCAATATGGACGATATCCTGGCCCTGATGGACAGGGAGGAGGACGGCATCGAGGGGGCGATCATCGGGCGCGCACTCTACGAGGGAACGATTGATCTGGCCAAGGCGCAGGAAGTTGCAGATGGACGAACCGGTCGAGGGTGA
- the hisF gene encoding imidazole glycerol phosphate synthase subunit HisF — protein MTIAKRIIPCLDVDAGRVVKGVRFVDIVDAGDPVEVAERYDREGADEITFLDITASSDDRDTIVHVVEEVAAEVFIPLTVGGGIRKVEDIRLMLTAGADKVAINTAAVFNPDFVQQAADKVGSQCIVVAIDAKQVASDPPRWEIFTHGGRKPTGLDAVEWAGKMERLGAGEILLTSMDRDGTRSGFDLELTRAIGGALRLPVIASGGVGNLQHLVDGVTAGEADAVLAASIFHFGEYTIRQAKEYMAARGVQVRL, from the coding sequence ATGACGATTGCCAAACGGATCATTCCCTGCCTCGATGTCGATGCCGGACGTGTGGTCAAGGGTGTTCGCTTCGTGGATATCGTCGATGCCGGCGATCCCGTTGAGGTGGCCGAGCGTTACGACAGGGAAGGTGCCGACGAGATTACCTTCCTCGATATCACGGCCAGTTCCGACGACCGCGACACCATCGTGCACGTGGTGGAGGAGGTCGCCGCCGAGGTGTTCATCCCTTTGACTGTGGGCGGTGGAATCCGCAAGGTCGAGGACATTCGACTCATGCTGACCGCGGGTGCGGACAAGGTCGCGATCAATACCGCCGCGGTGTTCAATCCGGACTTTGTCCAGCAGGCGGCGGACAAGGTTGGATCCCAGTGCATCGTGGTCGCGATCGACGCCAAGCAGGTGGCTTCGGATCCGCCGAGGTGGGAGATCTTTACCCACGGGGGACGCAAGCCGACCGGTCTGGATGCCGTGGAGTGGGCGGGGAAGATGGAGCGGCTCGGGGCCGGCGAGATCCTGCTGACAAGCATGGACCGAGATGGTACACGGTCCGGTTTCGACCTGGAGCTGACGCGGGCCATCGGTGGTGCGCTCCGTCTCCCTGTGATCGCCTCTGGCGGTGTGGGTAACCTGCAGCACCTGGTAGATGGCGTGACCGCGGGAGAGGCAGATGCCGTACTGGCGGCGAGCATTTTTCATTTTGGCGAGTACACCATTCGTCAGGCCAAGGAATATATGGCGGCGCGTGGTGTTCAGGTACGCCTGTGA